In Heteronotia binoei isolate CCM8104 ecotype False Entrance Well chromosome 21, APGP_CSIRO_Hbin_v1, whole genome shotgun sequence, the DNA window CAactaactgtcatctgcttccttctctttctcttgtttccttctgcatcacagcttgctttgccaggcttgctcaatcaagttacagagttttttttaaaaaatgtgtttttatgtgtcctttataaagtttatatctctgctacctggcattacattttattacacacatggcctggcccgatctggctctcatgacaaatgagtttgacatccctggcctagaTGACATCAAATTTAAGAGGCCATGTAGCATTACCCTCCAAATGGTTATTCAGtaatttttagggttttttttttttaaatttagagaTCCCTCATAATCCATGACCCTAAGGTGTAGTTTACTTAGTTTGCACATAAATCCAGCTCTGAGGGAAAAGAGTTCATGGCTGAGGGAAAATTTCAACTTGGAACTTAACACTGCAATTGTAAACAGAGTTATACTTTTCTAAGACTGTTGAAATCAGTGTAATTCTATTTAGAATTGTACTGCTAGAGTGCAGTCTTAAGAATATTTTCCTGGGACCAAGCTCCATTGATTAAAATATGActcacttctgagtagacctgtcaTACCTTTCATTCTGCTATATTAGTCCTCTGAGAGAGCAGTCTAGCAGGGAACACTCTGCCTCCTAGACAGATTTCTACAATCAGACATGTGCTGCTGAATTCTTGAAGACATGTTGCATATACTTCAAAAAAACAATATGCTTCACAAATTCTCTTTATCGTAACTGCTTATTTTGTTGCAAGCTGCACTATTAAGTTGCCACATCCTTGATAGCATCAGGCTGATGTATTTCCATTTCCTGTATTGTGTTACTATGGCGTGTGGGCTAAGTTGACACAATAACACCCATGAGTTAAAAATTCGTGAGGGAAAACAACGTCAGGACATATCTTGAGAAAATGCCATAGGAAATTACGTCGTGTTGTAGTAGATATAGAAGTCACTGATGCTATCTTTTTCAATAAGACAATAGAATTACTTTTGGAGACTAAAAGAAGAAGCCAACAATGGAGGATAAGGCTACAAAAATAGCAGTGcactggtgattttttttttttaaatctcttgaGTACCAGGGGCCCAATCAGGTTGAGGGTTGCCAGTTTCTGGAGCAGTCTCTGTTCATAAGTCTGTAACAACACACTCATCTAATATCTAGTTATTTAGAAAATCTATATGCtgtctctccagagacctgcttgaggtTATTTAACGAATAATGTTGTAAAGGTACAGCAAAGTAATTAAAATGCAATTCTTAAAAAACAGCCTGATGCCATTAAAATAAGCTGGAGCATAActgtaataaataaaatgcacaaagCAGCCTAAAACTATGCAGATAAAGTACCGTAATTATCAGGCCAGAGACATCTTTAGTTAAAAATTTGTGTAAAAAGGAATGTTTTTGTCTGGTGCCTAAAACAAAGAAAGGTAAGTACGAGGTGAGCCGCATGAGAGAGAATGTTGTAAAGATGCAGAGCTGCCAATTGGGAAATTCGCTCGgagatgtggggggtggggcctgtgGAGGGCAAGGTCTGAGGAGGGAAATAGGGCTGCCTTGCCTCCTGCTATGATGGAAGGCCTCCTTCCAGCAGTTGCTTTGGAGCAgtggtgggagaaaaataaaaaacaaaatggtAATGTTGGCTGCATTGGTATGTTATTTCTGGGGGAAACCGTAGAAATTTTACTATAGAGCTTCTGGTGATTCTTAGAACTACCCTATGCTGCAGTGCACACCTCCCCATTTTCCCTCCCCCAACCCTTCCACCTTTGCCAGGCCTGGCCGTTCTAGAGGGGAGGAAGCTCAATGGTATAATGCTATTGCATAtacactccaaagcagctattttctccatgggaacttaTTTTTGTAGTCTGGACATCAAGTGTTGATTTTGGAGATCTCTGGGGCCAgtgtggaagttggcaaccctaggtaaggtgccaccactgaacaAGCCCCATTTTtgctcaccaccaccactaccacaaGTTTGTTAACTTATCCCTGATATCAGGGGTTTTCTCAGGGggcttgaaggaggcagtggggcatcCACTCTTAAACAAACCACCTTTGGACTTGACAGTCCTGGCCAGTACTGAACCTTCTATTCCTGGGTAACGTTGTTGAGAAGGTGGTGGCCAAGCAGCTGTAGGTTTTTCTGGATTATGCCTCTGTCTTGGATGCTCctggcactaaattttcagcatagcatctggtgtctctcctcaaaaagcccccaccaagtttcaaaaagtttggactagggggtccaattctataagccctcaaagaaggtgcccctatcctccattatttccaaaggaaggaaggcatttaaaatgagtaTGGTTGCTTTAATATATGATGGTCCAAATTCCCATTGgagctcaattgtgcttgtcacaaccttgctcctggctccacctgcagtCTCCTCTGAAGGTATGTGCAAAGAGAGTAGGGCTCAAGAAGAGGATCCTTTTGATAGATGTGTAATGTGTGGAAATTGGcatctgaagcttttcatggcatggaggtaaataatacCACTTGGTAAATAATATTCCAAGGAGCATAGGGTTGTCAGTACTGGCAGCCCCAGAGACACATGGGGGtggagttagggctgccaattcccagttgggggcaggggatcccccagtttggaggcccttcccccgcttcagggttatcaaaaagcgtgtgtgtgtgtgtgtaaatgtctgctgggcactccattattccctaaaataTGATGatcagaactcccattggagttcaatagtgcttgtcacaaccttgctcctggctccacctgcaaagtcttctggctccacccccaaagtccccagatatttcctgagttggacctggcaaccctagatggagtCTGGATGACTGGTGTTGGCAATGGATGTCATGGGCTTTCATCAGAAATGATATTGCGGCACTGACATGATGCCTGTTTTTGCTGATACCCCTAGTTTTGTTCATGCTTCCCCACAGAGTGGCAGTGGGGTCTGGAACCCCTAAAGGGGCAGGGTGTTTTTGCCAGGCCAGTTGGTAACCCTGTCCTGGCTTCTGATGGGGAAAGCATCCAGTTCAGTATCCAGTCACCTTTCAGAGGAGGGAGTAGAACATTAGAGAGATGGGCAGCAGGAGTCAGTTCAGGTTAGTTCAGGTCAGGGAGGAGTTAGAGTTTGGGTCTGCTTCAGCAAGAGAGCAGTTTGAAGGGCAGCTCTGCCTGGGAGCGTGGCAGAGTGGTTTAactcttcccagggctttttttgagcaggaacgcacaagaacacagtcctggctggcttggcatcagggggtgtggccaaatgaggccctgctgggctttttctacaaccccccccccctgactctAGCTCTGAGAGAGAACTGAGGACCCAGAGGTGAGGCCTGTCTCTGGTGATAAGCAGACCTGGTATcatttagtctgactcttgggaaatgGCAGGTTGgtgtgggtggaatcctgtgtGTGTGAAAGGATCCAATCTAACAGCTAATTAGTGAAAGCCTATTTGTCCCTGAcatccacaaacttaaccacttcactgcttactcccaactccaaatcattaatgaaaaagTTAGAAAGCACCGGACCTAGTACTGAACCCTATGGTACCCTACTGCTTACCACCTTACCACGTGAAAACTGCCTGTTTATAGTCACTGTATTTTCCCTGTTAATTGACcggtttttaatccacaagagaacttgtcctcttatcccatgactgctgaatttacttaggagcctttgatgaggaatgtTGCAGGATTTTGGAGCCCTGGACTTTCTCTAGGACCCTCAGTTCCATTGAGTTCTTTTACTGGTTGGGTGGAGATTGGCGAGGGGCTTGAATTTAGTAGAGAGACAATTGTCCAAAAACAAAACTAGTTTATTCCATTATAGGCTTTTAGGACAGAAAATACTTCATCAATTAAAAAACTTGAAGATAGAAAACATAACATTTCAGTACTGAGCATCTCATCTCATATTCAGCATAtcataatttaataaaaacccaATACTTCCCTTAGTGCACTTACATGAACCTAAGAGGTTCAGAAATACAGAATGTTCTGGACTGGTCACCAAGGTCTCATAAGGAGCTGTTGATGGCCAGCTTAGAGGAGATAAATCTTTAATAATTTATACCTTCTGGATTTATAGGGTCAATCAAAATGGTTGTCATAAGGCCAACACAATCCTAGAAGGAAGTCTCTAGAACAATTCTACTCTGAACTTCTACCATAGATAAGAAAGGAAGGTTTGTGACAAATAGAGAGTCATAGGCTGGTTACAGACAAGTGGTTTAAGCCACCCCGGGGACGGCAGCTGAATGGATCTAAAAAGTGtgtccaaacatgcacatctgcctgctgtccccatcctgtactcactcTGTCCTTGTCCAGATGGGGGCTGCCTCAGAAAGGTACTACTTCCAAAGCGGTACCTAATTTCCAAGGCACATCCCCAGCTGTCTGGATGGCCGGGAAATGCCTGGGGAGTGGCCAATGGGTGCATGAGTGCTCTGGATGCTCCTCTGGGGCACCTGCGGCCCTTCCCTGTTCCAGGGGTTGGCTGTACACTGTCTGCATGCTCCCAGGTGCTCCTTTTCCGGCTGGCTCACTTCTGGGTtggcttgatgccaccctgagctggcgGTCTGTACCCAGCCATAGATAACATATCAATGATCATTCTGATAATCTAAGAGCCTTTAGCGAATTGTTTTGACTTTATTTTGAACATTGTGTACTTGGAGGTTGTCAGCCCTACAGGCTGTGGTGGTGATGGGGCCAAGTGATGGACTACAGACttgtgcttagggttgccaattctgggttgggaaatatctggaggttttgagatggagcctgtggaagatggggtttgaggagggacctcaatgggataTAGAGTCATAGAGTCCatttttcaaagcagccattttctccagggcaactgggcACTGTAACCTGGGAACCAGTTGTAATCCAAAGAAATCTCCAgcaccacctggaaactggcaaccctacttgtgttGCCAGGAGCTTCCACAATTAATCTGCCAGGCTTAGTTGCTAGTACTCTGGGCCAGTCTGTGCTGATTCACAGAGCCCTCACGAGTGGGCAGTGCCAAAACAAATTCTACAGGCAGAGTTGGCACACAGATGTATCAGTAGATTGATTTATTTAGAACCTTAATAATATAGTAATTCATTTATGCATCTATTAACACAACAATGTGCACAAGATTAGGgtataaaaataatttatttttgcttttctGCTTATGGGCCATGCTACACCTCACACTGGAGCACTAAGTGAAACTAAATCCATGTTTACTGTATTGTTTAATCCAGATAGGGTCCCAAAGTGATTTACTTCAATTAAATGTGTAACCCAATGCAAGAGATTAGGGATGCATGGACAAATGATCCCCCTAGTGAATGGGTGAAAGTCTGGCTGGACCAGATGTAcctatttttggagggggggggcaaagttaaaAAAATGGTGCCCTCCCACTACATTCCCACCATGAAAATCTACCTATTTTTGGAGGGAAAAGGGGTGCTAGTCGCACCCCCCTTGCTCTGGCGCCCGGGGTGgctgctccctctgcccccacccctagatccagccctgaagTCTGGGCTTGGCATTTGATGACACAGTGAAAGTTCCAGGCCCTTTCCTTTTAAAGAGAAGGGGCAGAAAGTGTGGCAGCATTTGGGGACCGTCTGATGATAAAATTGCCAATCTGTAGAATTCGCCCTTTCCTTAATTTGAAGGTTCTTCTGATGCCTGCTTCATAGAATTTTGAACCCAACCTTTGTCAAGTTCAGATTTTTGTTGTAGCAAAGCCAAAAGTTGCTGATTCTGGAATTTTTCCTGTTCTGGCCTGTGAACTACTGGATAAGGAAATATCTTGTGACTGCTTCCCATCGCTATGACTTACGGAAAAACACCCCCTGAACATGTTCTGAATATCTGTTCTTCCAGCTTCACTCACAAAGCAATAAAGTATTGGATCAAGTATACAATTTACACTTGTCAGTGCGGTTGTAATTCTATAGGGCTTATACATTCTCTCAGCAAAGGAGCAATCACATGGTTCATAGATACTTCGAAGCAGTAGCACAATGTGATAGGGGGTGAAGCATAAAAAAAAGGTAATGACAATGGTCAGCAGTAAGTCTTTGATTTTCTTTTTATCCCTGCATTCTGTGGCTTGATTATTTTTCACAGCCTGGTatattttttggtagcagaacaGCATGATAGTCAAAGGGACTGCATATCCCAAGCAGACCCTGTAGTAATTAAATTTGGCTTGCCAGTTTTCTAGAGGATACGTGTCATAACAAAAACTATGGTTTGTATGGCTATTGCCATTAGAAGTTCTTTGAAATATTTCTTTTTCATACAGAAACTTAGAGCTTGATACAATTTCAAAGACCCAAACCATAGCAGCAACAAAGGATGCAGCTCTTCTTGTACGTAGACAATGGAACCTCATTGGGTGAACCACGGCTAAATATCTATCGATGGAAATGCAGGTGAGAAATCCTGAACTGGTATAATAATTCAGATATGTGAGGAAAACAGAAGCTGTGCAAAGGTGTGAAGAAAGAGTCCAGTTGTCCTCATTCTGAGCATAATAAATCCACAGAGGCAGGGTTAGGGTATATAGCAGATCCGCTAAAGATAAACTGAAGAGATAGATTCCtagttcattttttttcttcacctGGCAACAAGATACATAAAGAGATGCAATGTTGGTGGGAATACTAATGATAACCAAAATGCCGTAAAGAGCAGGAAACAAATGTTTATCTAGCCGGTGCTCTATAACACACATTGTAGCATTGTTACAAGAACTGGCCATTGTCCAGCTGTGATATAGAAGAGTAGTCAATGTCTTCTTCTAGGACCATTACCCTTCATTAGAAAATAAGGTCTTTATTCATTGTCTCCAGTAGCTgcaagggaaaaagaaatatCCAGTTAGATGGATAACTGCTTTGATTAAGGTTGGATTACTTGTAATTCTGTAATCATTTTAAAAGATgcatccccccctttttttgatgGATCAAGGATCTACTTTAGGATAAGGAAGATTCATGTGTCATGTGTCCTTTACAGATGTTAcctatcttcctcttcctgtgccACTTCTGCCCTGAAAATTGCCACTTCCCAGTTGTTTTGACTCCTGCTGCGGAAAAACTGTAgattatgttaattttaaagagCTAGCATGTGCAGTGGTTTGACTATTGGATGAGGATATGGGACACCTTGGTTGAAGTCCTCACTATTCCATGAAGGTTGTTGGGTAACTCTGGGCCAATCATACCCTCTCTGGGATGCTTTGAGCATCACAGGGAGAAGAGATGAAAAActgcataaaaataaaataggagggctttttttgagcaggaatgcacaggaacacagtgttggcaggcttggtgtcagggggtgtggtctaatatgcaaacgagtccctgctaggctttttctaccaaaaagccctgcacaaaacaatggtaacaggggtgtgtggcctaatatgcaaatgagttctcactgggctttttctaccaaaaaagctctgtgaaaTAGTAAAGAAAAGGGACTTTGTTGCCATAAACTAACATGGCTACAGTTCTGGAAGAAAGTTTAGACAACACAAGAAAGTTTAGACAACACAAGCTACTGGACTGAGAAACTTTCTTCTCCAGcgtcctgtagggttgccaagtccaattcaagaaatatctgggaactttgggggtggagccaggagacattgggggcggagccaggaacaagggagtgacaagcataattgaactcctagagagttctggccatcacatttaaagggacagcacacctttttaaatgtcttccttccataggaaacaatggataggggcaccttcttttggggctcatagaattggaccccctggtccaatcgttttgaaacttggggggtactttggggagaggcactatattgaaaatatggtgcctctacctcaaaaaacagctcccccagagcccccgaaacctccagatcaattccccattatacctatgagaatcgatctctacatagggaataatctccttccccctccccgccccgtttctggcaaatctgatgcaggggattggcatctctactcacgagttgctgccagcttcttcacagcaacacagacacaccatcccaaactgaagcctttcaatcaagcctccggaggtgcaaaggcacatggtcctttgcgggcggggcttcccccccgccagccagctgactgggggcaggaagcagcctgggaaaacagaagaacgGCTGcagcgatcggggctgggtgggaagggaagggcaaggagaagctgctgcgatccagggtgggaagggaagggacgaggagaagcatcggggatcggtgggaagggaaggggtgaggagaagctgctgggatcagggctgggtgggaagggctgccattccccctcccctccgctttccggatttttggcgagcggggggaggaggctccaaattgggggtccctcacccaggcgggggatttgggaagcctagcgtcCTGTGTCCAACAGTCTCTATCCACAAATAAacacattctccattatatgttTCCATTTATCATTCAGAGGTacagtgcctctgaatatgaaggTTCCATTGAATTCTAGTCACAAAGAGTTGTTCATGCTGAACTTGCCTAGGTCTTTTGGAAAGCCACACAAGCTAGCAGGCATTGTGatctgctgtggcagtgaattctgaaAGTTAATCGGGCACTCTGAaacagtacttccttttgtctgttctgaacccAAAGGCATTCAGTTTCGTCAGGTGACTGTGAGTTCTGCTCTAGAGAAAAACTCTATTACCTATATTCCTaccatttattattttataaacTTGTATCATATCCCTATAGTCATCTTTTTTCCTGACCTACAAAAGCACTCATTGCTTTCATATTTCTGAGTACTCCAGCTCCCTGGACATTTGATTTCTCTTTTCTTTACTTTCCCCCCAAGTAGTATATAACTTTCTTTTTGTGATTATAGTGACCAGAGCAGTATTTCCAAGTTCTAAATTCAGCTTCTCCCATATAATTATCTAAACTGTATTCATTTATCTAGATATTCACACCATATTTTCCTCCCCAGTGCAGACGCAAAGCAGCTTGGAACACAATTCTCTCTCTTCTGTTTTGTTCTCATAAAACAGGTTAGGTTaggctggaaaaaaaaacaatgacTCACCCAAAGTCAGACaatgagcttccatagcagagtgaatatttgaacctggatctccctgaTCTGAGCCCAGCACAAACCATTACAGCATGCAGCATAAAGAATGTTTAATATTCAGTCGTGATGGTGTtgaatttgttgttgtttaaaaccCAGCAGTCTCACATTTGGATTCTTTAAGAAGTGGTGTCTGAAACATGAGCATGGGTAATTGGTCACTTAGCAGTGAAACCTCAGTCCTCTTTTGCTTCTACATGACATAGTTCTTTAACTCTAATACAGATGTGATGAAGACTTGTACTGCTGTCAATTTGAAACTAGATTGTGTGTGCATGCAATTTTAAAGTGATCCAAGATGTATTTCCTCTCTTTAAAATGCAAGTAACAAAGCAGGAGGAATATGTAACTCTTCATTAATGACGTTTTAGGCATTTGCTTGTAGGTGTCCATGACCTTTACATAGCCACAATCTATGCTGTGCACAGGATAGTCTTTGGGGCTCATGAAAGGTAATTGCTTCCTTTTTTCATCTcaaaaaaagctggctaggatcaACCAAATGACTTTTGCAGCAGGAGATTTATTGGGCTAGGTAAAGCCAACTTTTTCATTCAATCTAATCACATTTCCCTTTTCACTACCTGGATatgccaacttctaggtggggcctggagatctcctggaattattatttattttcagactagagatctgttcccttgaagaaaacggcttctttggagggtggactgtatgtcaTTACACCCTCTCCTCCATAGAATTTCCCAATCTAGATTCCTTTTGTACATGATCCCCAAcctccttttttgggggtgggggggtgggggatagGCAATGGAGACTCCTTTCATCAGGAGAAAAGCAAGTTGTATCCAGCCCATCATTCTCCAGCTTTTTAAAATAACCTGGTCACAAATTCAAATactaaaatgaaatttaaaaataaaataaacaaatgtgctgccaagaaaaaaaaatcccactcatgtCCAGAAGCAGCAAACATGGAAGCAAAATAGCAAATAGACCTCAGATAGCATAGCATAGTGTTTATTGCATAAGGTCAAAGGCCATAACAATTATTACACACAAAGGGGACCAAACAGAGCTCAGATATGTTTTGTATTTCATACATCTGAGTGCCCTAATTTTGAAATGTCTGATATGTGTATTTGATGTTGTGCCTCAAAATGTGAGGGAAAAGGTGGTGGAAGGGCAAATTAAAATAACCTTGTGGAAGCCATTACTGAAATGAGTGGTTACAACAGAACAGTTATAAatcaagaaagggggaaaaagggaACCCCCCTTGCAATTggggtggaataataataataataataataataataataataataataataataataataataataataataataataataataataataataataataataataataataaattggtCCCAGCCATACAATGAGGAAAACTGCTGAATGTGCATCAAAAGCCATACAACTAATAGTTATTACATCAATGCCATGCTATGGAGTGTTTTCATTTCTTTATGTTTCAGTAatgaagcatgttttaagtacATAAGAAAGAGCCCAGCTGGACTGCATCAAAGATCTGTCTAGCATTATGGTTGCTGGCTGGGGGATCCTGGAGCTACTCTGGGAGTCTTCTGGTGTGCGTAGTTTGTACACACATTGCAATGGTTTGCACACACAGTGCAATGTGCTGCCAATCACCCataagtgatatcatcacattgcTGACGTCGCACACAGTGTAGTAGGTTTTGGGCAAATAT includes these proteins:
- the GPR65 gene encoding psychosine receptor, whose product is MCVIEHRLDKHLFPALYGILVIISIPTNIASLYVSCCQVKKKNELGIYLFSLSLADLLYTLTLPLWIYYAQNEDNWTLSSHLCTASVFLTYLNYYTSSGFLTCISIDRYLAVVHPMRFHCLRTRRAASFVAAMVWVFEIVSSSKFLYEKEIFQRTSNGNSHTNHSFCYDTYPLENWQAKFNYYRVCLGYAVPLTIMLFCYQKIYQAVKNNQATECRDKKKIKDLLLTIVITFFLCFTPYHIVLLLRSIYEPCDCSFAERMYKPYRITTALTSVNCILDPILYCFVSEAGRTDIQNMFRGCFSVSHSDGKQSQDISLSSSSQARTGKIPESATFGFATTKI